The Primulina tabacum isolate GXHZ01 chromosome 7, ASM2559414v2, whole genome shotgun sequence genome includes a window with the following:
- the LOC142551994 gene encoding uncharacterized protein LOC142551994 isoform X2, translating into MASPADPSTQNAFRKQKKGPPFKFLAPLIYAPVLPLIRLSLRHRPVLRDRLFTTVLVGAFAHGFYLVTDLYDSESK; encoded by the exons ATGGCGTCGCCGGCTGATCCATCGACTCA GAACGCCTTTAGGAAACAAAAGAAAGGTCCCCCGTTCAAATTTTTGGCTCCGCTAATCTATGCTCCTGTTCTTCCTCTCA TTCGGCTTTCGCTCCGACATAGACCGGTTTTGAGGGATCGATTGTTTACAACAGTCTTGGTTGGTGCCTTTGCTCATGGGTTCTACTTGGT AACAGATCTTTACGATTCCGAGAGCAAATGA
- the LOC142551994 gene encoding uncharacterized protein LOC142551994 isoform X1 — MASPADPSTQNAFRKQKKGPPFKFLAPLIYAPVLPLIRLSLRHRPVLRDRLFTTVLVGAFAHGFYLVSLRFREQMIRRE, encoded by the exons ATGGCGTCGCCGGCTGATCCATCGACTCA GAACGCCTTTAGGAAACAAAAGAAAGGTCCCCCGTTCAAATTTTTGGCTCCGCTAATCTATGCTCCTGTTCTTCCTCTCA TTCGGCTTTCGCTCCGACATAGACCGGTTTTGAGGGATCGATTGTTTACAACAGTCTTGGTTGGTGCCTTTGCTCATGGGTTCTACTTGGT ATCTTTACGATTCCGAGAGCAAATGATTCGGCGTGAATGA
- the LOC142551992 gene encoding trihelix transcription factor ENAP2-like yields MKNPNFYPYIAHTSAEYEDDVDEDEESPDQNFAQNGYYENSKRHPKKRKLESFVSTYDLTPGEEMWSEEESFVLLEVWGERYMELGRRSLRYEDWAELTDKVLEMSRVKRTEVECRHQLDVLKNKYKKERAKVESGHGSKWVFFKKMDVLLNMRTRGHCGLGCGVDSGEYVFMNPRVYLDRSNVLDEMRDSPGQSDEDNEDEVEEEGLGGERQETEYARLLAGSVQKFGQIYEKIEESKRKQMMELEKMRQDFQRELELQRKQIVERAEAEVAKMRKMEDDEHDTTDTSLESIED; encoded by the coding sequence ATGAAAAACCCCAATTTCTACCCTTATATAGCCCACACCTCAGCAGAATATGAAGACGATGTTGATGAAGATGAAGAGAGCCCTGATCAGAATTTTGCCCAAAATGGGTATTATGAAAACTCGAAGAGGCACCCCAAGAAGAGAAAGCTAGAGTCATTTGTCTCTACTTATGATCTGACTCCTGGCGAGGAAATGTGGAGTGAGGAGGAAAGCTTTGTGCTGTTGGAAGTTTGGGGAGAAAGGTACATGGAGCTAGGAAGGAGGAGTTTGAGGTATGAGGATTGGGCTGAGTTGACTGATAAGGTATTGGAAATGAGTAGAGTTAAGAGGACGGAGGTGGAGTGTAGACACCAATTGGATGTTCTCAAGAACAAGTACAAAAAAGAAAGAGCAAAAGTGGAAAGTGGGCATGGAAGCAAAtgggtatttttcaagaaaatggaTGTTTTGTTGAACATGAGGACAAGAGGTCATTGTGGGTTGGGCTGTGGGGTTGATTCGGGGGAGTATGTTTTTATGAATCCACGTGTATACTTGGACAGGTCTAATGTATTGGACGAAATGAGGGATAGTCCAGGGCAGTCAGACGAGGATAATGAGGATGAGGTGGAAGAGGAGGGTCTGGGAGGTGAGAGACAGGAAACTGAATATGCTCGGTTGTTGGCTGGATCGGTTCAGAAGTTTGGACAGATATATGAAAAGATTGAAGAGAGTAAGAGGAAGCAAATGATGGAATTGGAGAAGATGAGACAAGATTTTCAGAGAGAGTTAGAGTTGCAGAGGAAGCAAATTGTTGAGCGTGCTGAAGCAGAAGTTgctaaaatgagaaaaatggAAGATGACGAGCATGATACTACCGATACTTCATTGGAGAGTATTGAGGATTGA
- the LOC142551983 gene encoding putative inactive receptor kinase At2g26730, which translates to MPVQIPLNNPPPPPPPQHFHPIILMALIRNQTALEAVFFLLLLSCRWVHSEPTQDKQALLDFVSRVPHERRLQWNESDSACEWVGVGCDVTNSSVYYLRLPGVGLVGEIPPNTLGRLTQLRVLSLRSNMLSGSIPPEFSQLIFLRSLYLQGNQLSGEFPIEITELSRMIRLDLSFNNFSGPIPFSISNLTHLTGLFLENNSFSGKIPSVAPPGLVDFNVANNNLNGSIPSVLAKFPASAFAGNVDLCGGPLPPCNPFFPSLSPTPTLPPILTPTHKRHKKLSAAAIIAISVVGGVLLLLLILALIFLLLRKKISREKTTKAPKPDAASRAAGPVLDIGTSSSKEDITGGSIDGAGRNKLIFFNGNGYSFDLEDLLRASAEVLGKGSVGTSYKAVLEEGTTVVVKRLKDVTVGKKEFEQQIQIIGNLKNENLLPLRAFYFSKDEKLLVCDYMPAGSLSALLHGSRGSGRSPLDWDSRIKIASCAARGLADLHAFGNLPHGNIKSSNVLLKQDNLYAYVSDYGLNPLFSGTIPPNHRITGYRAPEVLETKKVTFKSDVYSFGVLILELLTGKSPNQPSSGDEGIDLPRWVQSVVREEWTAEVFDVELMRQHNVEEEMVQLLQIGMACVAMVPDQRPAMQEVVRMIGEINRDHTDDALRQSSDDALRGGSDSQTPPTEPRTSTPSGTA; encoded by the exons ATGCCAGTACAAATTCCATTGAAtaatccccccccccccccccccccccaacatTTTCATCCTATCATTTTAATGGCATTGATTCGGAATCAGACTGCTCTGGAAGCCGTTTTCTTCTTGCTGTTACTGAGTTGCCGCTGGGTTCACTCGGAGCCCACTCAGGACAAGCAAGCGCTCCTCGATTTCGTCTCGCGTGTCCCGCATGAGAGACGGCTCCAGTGGAATGAGTCCGATTCGGCTTGTGAGTGGGTGGGTGTCGGGTGCGATGTTACAAATTCCTCTGTTTACTATTTGAGGTTACCGGGTGTTGGCCTCGTCGGGGAGATTCCGCCGAACACGTTGGGTAGGCTCACGCAGCTCCGAGTGTTGAGTCTCCGTTCAAATATGCTGTCTGGTTCCATTCCGCCGGAATTCTCCCAGCTCATATTCCTCCGCAGCTTGTATCTGCAGGGGAACCAGTTATCCGGCGAATTTCCGATTGAGATTACAGAGTTATCTCGGATGATCCGCCTCGACCTGTCATTCAACAACTTCAGCGGCCCGATTCCGTTTTCTATCAGCAACCTCACTCATTTAACCGGTTTGTTTTTGGAGAACAATTCCTTTAGCGGCAAAATCCCGAGTGTAGCTCCTCCTGGTCTCGTAGATTTCAATGTGGCAAACAATAATCTCAATGGTTCGATCCCTAGCGTACTTGCCAAATTCCCGGCATCCGCATTCGCTGGAAATGTCGATTTATGCGGCGGCCCATTGCCTCCGTGCAACCCATTTTTCCCTTCGCTGTCCCCCACCCCTACATTACCTCCAATCCTCACTCCAACCCATAAAAGGCACAAAAAGTTATCAGCAGCAGCAATAATTGCCATTTCAGTCGTCGGCGGAGTACTGCTTCTGCTGCTCATACTAGCATTAATATTCCTTCTACTGAGAAAGAAAATATCAAGAGAAAAAACAACAAAAGCGCCAAAACCAGACGCTGCATCCAGGGCTGCAGGGCCAGTGCTCGACATTGGAACTTCGTCGTCGAAAGAAGACATCACAGGGGGTTCCATTGACGGAGCGGGAAGAAACAAACTCATATTCTTCAATGGCAATGGATACAGCTTTGatttggaggatttgttgagGGCTTCTGCAGAAGTATTGGGAAAAGGAAGTGTGGGCACTAGCTACAAGGCGGTGCTGGAAGAAGGCACAACTGTGGTGGTGAAGAGGCTGAAAGATGTAACGGTGGGGAAGAAAGAATTTGAGCAACAAATTCAAATTATTGGGAATTTGAAGAATGAAAATCTGCTGCCACTGAGAGCTTTCTACTTCTCCAAGGATGAGAAATTGCTGGTGTGTGATTACATGCCTGCTGGGAGTTTATCTGCTCTTCTTCATG GTAGTCGAGGTTCGGGTCGCAGCCCACTAGACTGGGACAGCAGAATAAAAATAGCATCATGTGCTGCAAGAGGACTAGCAGACCTTCATGCATTTGGAAACTTACCACATGGAAACATCAAGTCCTCGAATGTCCTCCTCAAACAAGACAATCTCTATGCATATGTATCAGATTACGGGCTCAATCCCTTATTCTCGGGCACGATCCCTCCAAATCATCGCATCACGGGCTACCGCGCTCCTGAGGTGCTTGAAACCAAGAAAGTCACATTCAAGTCTGATGTCTACAGCTTTGGAGTACTCATTTTAGAGCTATTAACAGGCAAATCGCCTAATCAGCCTTCGTCAGGTGATGAAGGGATCGATTTGCCTCGATGGGTACAAAGTGTTGTACGCGAAGAATGGACGGCCGAAGTTTTTGACGTTGAACTAATGAGACAGCACAATGTGGAGGAAGAAATGGTACAGCTTCTCCAGATAGGTATGGCCTGTGTAGCCATGGTGCCAGACCAAAGACCAGCAATGCAAGAAGTTGTCAGAATGATCGGGGAAATTAATAGAGACCATACCGATGACGCCTTACGGCAGTCATCCGATGATGCATTACGAGGGGGATCAGACAGTCAAACGCCTCCAACAGAGCCAAGGACTTCTACCCCGAGTGGCACAGCTTAA
- the LOC142551991 gene encoding protein arginine N-methyltransferase PRMT10-like isoform X2, with amino-acid sequence MAEHARQLVEANNLHNVVEVIEGSIEDVNLPEKVDVIISEWMGYFLLRESMFDSVICARDRWLKPNGVMYPSHARMWMAPISSGLVDQKMKDYEWSMDDWYCFINETKNYYGVDMSVLTKPYTEEQRKYYLETSIWKNLHPNHIIGTTVVIKEIDCLKATVNDIRTVHASFSSSITTENSRLCGFAGWFDVHFRGSNTNPAQQEIELTTAPTEDFGTHWGQQVFLLHPPPRVQQGDDLVVQFSMSRSKENHRLMEIDLSYEMKQSGKLLPLVQNKIFIE; translated from the exons ATGGCAGAGCATGCACGTCAACTAGTTGAAGCAAACAATCTTCACAATGTTGTTGAAGTGATTGAGGGATCAATTGAAGATGTTAATCTTCCAGAAAAAG TTGATGTTATTATTTCAGAATGGATGGGATACTTTCTTCTGCGGGAATCAATGTTTGACTCTGTAATTTGTGCTCGGGATCGCTGGCTAAAGCCAAATGGAGTTAT GTATCCAAGTCATGCTCGAATGTGGATGGCACCTATCAGTTCTGGTTTAGTAGACCAGAAAATGAAAGATTATGAATGGTCCATGGATGATTGGTATTGCTTTATTAACGAGACTAAAAATTATTACGGTGTTGATATGAGTGTTTTGACAAAGCCATATACTGAAGAACAAAGAAAATACTATTTGGAG ACATCGATTTGGAAAAATCTTCATCCAAATCATATTATCGGAACAACTGTGGTTATTAAGGAGATCGATTGCCTGAAAGCCACTGTAAATGATATACGAACTGTTCATGCAAGCTTTTCGTCATCCATCACAACAGAGAATTCGAGATTATGTGGTTTTGCCGGATGGTTTGATGTCCATTTCCGG GGTAGCAACACAAATCCAGCTCAACAGGAAATTGAGTTGACAACTGCCCCAACTGAAGATTTTGGTACACATTGGGGCCAGCAG GTGTTCCTTCTACACCCTCCTCCACGTGTCCAACAAGGGGATGATTTGGTAGTTCAATTTTCAATGTCTCGGTCCAAAGAGAATCATCGATTGATGGAAATTGACCTGTCCTATGAGATGAAACAATCGGGCAAATTGCTTCCACTAGTccaaaacaaaattttcattGAATGA
- the LOC142551991 gene encoding protein arginine N-methyltransferase PRMT10-like isoform X1, whose product MGSTSEPAAVDKGVDFANYFCTYGFLYHQKEMLCDRVRMDAYFNAVFQNKHHFFEKTILDVGAGSGILAIWSAQAGAKKVYAVEATKMAEHARQLVEANNLHNVVEVIEGSIEDVNLPEKVDVIISEWMGYFLLRESMFDSVICARDRWLKPNGVMYPSHARMWMAPISSGLVDQKMKDYEWSMDDWYCFINETKNYYGVDMSVLTKPYTEEQRKYYLETSIWKNLHPNHIIGTTVVIKEIDCLKATVNDIRTVHASFSSSITTENSRLCGFAGWFDVHFRGSNTNPAQQEIELTTAPTEDFGTHWGQQVFLLHPPPRVQQGDDLVVQFSMSRSKENHRLMEIDLSYEMKQSGKLLPLVQNKIFIE is encoded by the exons ATGGGTAGCACTAGCGAACCCGCCGCCGTAGACAAGGGTGTTGATTTCGCAAACTATTTTTGTACCTACGGCTTTCTCTACCACCAGAAGGAGATGCTCTGTGACCGAGTTCGAATGGATGCTTACTTCAACGCCGTCTTCCAGAACAAGCACCATTTCTTTGAGAAG ACTATTCTAGATGTTGGTGCGGGGAGCGGTATACTAGCTATATGGTCTGCACAGGCGGGGGCAAAGAAAGTTTATGCTGTGGAAGCCACCAAGATGGCAGAGCATGCACGTCAACTAGTTGAAGCAAACAATCTTCACAATGTTGTTGAAGTGATTGAGGGATCAATTGAAGATGTTAATCTTCCAGAAAAAG TTGATGTTATTATTTCAGAATGGATGGGATACTTTCTTCTGCGGGAATCAATGTTTGACTCTGTAATTTGTGCTCGGGATCGCTGGCTAAAGCCAAATGGAGTTAT GTATCCAAGTCATGCTCGAATGTGGATGGCACCTATCAGTTCTGGTTTAGTAGACCAGAAAATGAAAGATTATGAATGGTCCATGGATGATTGGTATTGCTTTATTAACGAGACTAAAAATTATTACGGTGTTGATATGAGTGTTTTGACAAAGCCATATACTGAAGAACAAAGAAAATACTATTTGGAG ACATCGATTTGGAAAAATCTTCATCCAAATCATATTATCGGAACAACTGTGGTTATTAAGGAGATCGATTGCCTGAAAGCCACTGTAAATGATATACGAACTGTTCATGCAAGCTTTTCGTCATCCATCACAACAGAGAATTCGAGATTATGTGGTTTTGCCGGATGGTTTGATGTCCATTTCCGG GGTAGCAACACAAATCCAGCTCAACAGGAAATTGAGTTGACAACTGCCCCAACTGAAGATTTTGGTACACATTGGGGCCAGCAG GTGTTCCTTCTACACCCTCCTCCACGTGTCCAACAAGGGGATGATTTGGTAGTTCAATTTTCAATGTCTCGGTCCAAAGAGAATCATCGATTGATGGAAATTGACCTGTCCTATGAGATGAAACAATCGGGCAAATTGCTTCCACTAGTccaaaacaaaattttcattGAATGA
- the LOC142551989 gene encoding uncharacterized protein LOC142551989: protein MDSSSNPSLLQALTSRGWCFRDPERIEGLISAQLFSGSGFCTVDSIESELLNMDLRSIGGKSLPEASALCKASHIRGPMVLQVSSCRDITRSSIGETSGNSGNRRLLLLKLTDGHSEANAVELSHVPSLREDVIPGTKVQLLNKANVRSGIVCLNSKVIIILGGVVQSLHEESQMKRKYLVNSHHTVKLSRENASSCPPPFEKLQIQAPKQGITGFSGSSSSEKGQRLAGKDGCSNSTQMSNDLNVDRGTDVNLLLNVDKEEEKPTCSLTRPKVTASVPVQNQVAAQKLLQKSTQPNHNSRNSKSQRYRGKGKEEESAFLTLDEWERRKTGNDLRTTNECRGIDQDEDLARQLQQQLDLEDIQEQSSSYMVDAENIKMSMFNFERDDPRAVGRDEFRGRGRGRGRGRGRGRGRGSRGRGIILQ from the exons ATGGATTCCAGCAGCAACCCTTCGCTCCTGCAAGCTCTCACATCCAGAGGCTGGTGTTTTCGCGATCCCGAACGAATCGAAGGGCTGATCAGCGCTCAGTTGTTCTCAGGTAGCGGTTTTTGCACCGTCGATTCAATAGAATCGGAACTCCTCAACATGGATTTGCGATCGATTGGCGGGAAATCTCTACCCGAAGCTTCTGCTCTGTGTAAAGCTTCTCATATTCGAGGACCCATGGTCCTTCAG GTGTCCTCATGTAGAGATATAACCCGGAGTTCTATAGGCGAAACTTCTGGAAATTCAGGCAATCGGCGGCTACTTCTATTGAAGCTGACGGATGGGCATTCTGAAGCAAATGCTGTAGAGTTATCTCATGTTCCATCACTGCGTGAAGATGTTATCCCTGGGACTAAG GTCCAACTGCTCAACAAAGCTAATGTACGTAGCGGTATTGTGTGTTTGAACAGTAaggtaataataattttggggGGTGTTGTTCAGTCACTACATGAAGAATCACAAATGAAACGCAAGTATTTGGTCAACTCTCATCACACTGTAAAGCTCTCTCGTGAAAATGCATCAAGTTGTCCACCACCATTTGAAAAACTCCAAATTCAAGCCCCTAAGCAAGGAATCACAG GTTTTTCTGGGTCATCCTCGAGTGAGAAGGGCCAGAGACTGGCTGGGAAAGATGGATGCTCCAATTCGACTCAGATGAGCAATGACCTGAATGTGGATCGTGGAACTGATGTAAACCTGCTTCTTAACGTTGACAAAGAGGAGGAGAAGCCAACATGCTCCCTAACACGGCCAAAAG TGACTGCGTCTGTACCTGTTCAAAATCAAGTAGCCGCCCAAAAACTTCTCCAGAAATCAACTCAGCCTAACCATAACAGTCGTAATTCCAAAAGTCAGAGATATAGGGGAAAGGGAAAAGAGGAAGAATCAGCTTTCCTCACTCTAGATGAATGGGAGAGGAGGAAAACCGGAAATGATCTTCGGACAACAAATGAATGTCGTGGTATCGATCAAGATGAAGATCTTGCAAGACAGCTTCAGCAGCAATTAGATCTTGAAGATATTCAA GAACAAAGTAGTTCTTATATGGTGGATGCAGAGAATATAAAGATGAGTATGTTCAACTTCGAAAGAGACGACCCCAGAGCTGTCGGTAGAGATGAATTTCGAGGAAGAGGGAGAGGGAGAGGAAGAGGTAGAGGAAGAGGAAGGGGACGAGGAAGCAGAGGTAGGGGTATAATTCTGCAATAA
- the LOC142551990 gene encoding palmitoyl-acyl carrier protein thioesterase, chloroplastic-like codes for MVTTAATSAIFSVASPASDSFGKATGKNEGNIPSSIDAFGNGVKSKSTSSGRLQMKANAQANPRVNGTRVGVMDGHKIEDEVISSPPPRTFINQLPDWSMLLAAITTIFLAAEKQWMMLDWKPKRLDVIDDPFGLGSIMQNGLIFRQNFSIRSYEIGADRTVSVETLMNHLQETALNHVKTAGLLNDGFGSTPEMSKRNLIWVVAKMQVLVDCYPTWGDVIQVDTWVAASGKNGMRRDWLIRDRNTGDVLTRASSQWVMMNKETRRLAKMPDEVRDEIGGYFVDSPPVVDQETRKLPKLDDTTADYIRTGLTPRWTDLDVNQHVNNVKYVGWILESAPLPVVETHELAGITLEYRRECTRDSVLESLCSVLDKGIGDLANSGFVECQHLLRLEGGGEVIKGRTEWRPKHADRIGA; via the exons ATGGTGACGACTGCTGCAACGTCTGCAATTTTCTCAGTAGCTTCTCCGGCTTCAGATTCTTTTGGAAAAGCAACGGGAAAGAATGAAGGAAACATTCCTTCAAGTATTGATGCATTTGGGAATGGTGTTAAGTCAAAATCCACATCTTCAGGACGTTTACAGATGAAGGCCAACGCACAAGCCAATCCCAGGGTTAATGGGACAAGGGTTGGAGTAATGGATGGTCATAAGATTGAAGACGAGGTGATCTCATCCCCTCCTCCGAGGACTTTTATCAACCAATTACCTGATTGGAGCATGCTCCTTGCTGCCATCACGACAATATTTCTGGCAGCAGAGAAGCAATGGATGATGCTTGATTGGAAACCGAAACGTTTAGATGTGATTGATGATCCCTTTGGTTTAGGGAGCATCATGCAGAATGGTTTGATATTTCGTCAAAACTTCAGTATCAGATCATATGAAATAGGCGCTGATCGAACTGTCTCTGTAGAGACGTTGATGAATCATTTGCAG GAAACAGCTCTTAATCATGTAAAGACTGCAGGACTGCTCAATGATGGCTTTGGTTCAACTCCTGAGATGTccaaaagaaatttaatttggGTGGTTGCTAAAATGCAGGTTCTCGTGGATTGCTATCCTACTTG GGGTGATGTTATTCAGGTAGATACTTGGGTAGCTGCTTCTGGGAAGAATGGCATGCGCCGAGACTGGCTTATACGTGATCGCAACACTGGAGACGTCTTAACAAGAGCTTCCAG TCAATGGGTGATGATGAATAAAGAGACCAGGAGATTAGCGAAAATGCCGGATGAGGTTCGAGATGAAATAGGTGGCTATTTTGTGGATTCTCCTCCCGTGGTGGACCAGGAAACTAGGAAGCTACCAAAACTTGATGATACAACTGCAGATTATATCCGTACTGGTTTAACT CCAAGATGGACTGATTTAGATGTGAACCAACATGTGAATAATGTCAAATACGTTGGCTGGATTCTTGAG AGCGCACCATTGCCTGTCGTGGAAACTCATGAGCTTGCTGGTATAACTCTAGAGTACCGGAGGGAATGCACAAGGGACAGTGTGCTGGAGTCTCTCTGTTCTGTACTGGATAAGGGCATTGGTGATCTGGCAAATTCTGGTTTTGTTGAGTGCCAGCATTTGCTGCGGTTAGAGGGTGGTGGTGAAGTCATCAAGGGAAGGACTGAGTGGAGGCCTAAACATGCTGACAGAATCGGAGCATGA